Proteins encoded together in one Streptomyces sp. B1I3 window:
- a CDS encoding ABC transporter permease subunit yields MTTSTYPSAAPGAAQATGGGLPGAVEAEWTKLWSVRSTWWSLVGGGLLMLLTAPIIGSTMANNKKNSAGVAVSEVAVNTVYVAEFALIALSMLVITAEYTSGSMRTTLQAVPRRGQMLAAKNIVAGAVNFVGGVVLCLIGAGMSAVTLGDKAIADGGEILATSLRMGVYLALISTLTIGVAIAVRSAAGTLTIVFVGLTVMPVILQASDMSPLVWLSDRMPNSAGTHFMNADTSPYGAGTAFVFLLLWSVVITAVGHQALRRRDA; encoded by the coding sequence ATGACGACATCGACCTATCCGTCCGCCGCGCCCGGTGCGGCGCAGGCGACCGGTGGCGGACTGCCCGGCGCCGTGGAGGCCGAGTGGACCAAGCTGTGGTCGGTCAGGTCCACTTGGTGGAGCCTCGTCGGCGGCGGCCTGCTGATGCTGCTCACCGCGCCGATCATCGGCTCGACCATGGCGAACAACAAGAAGAACAGCGCCGGAGTCGCGGTCAGCGAGGTCGCGGTCAACACGGTCTACGTCGCCGAGTTCGCCCTCATCGCCCTGTCGATGCTGGTGATCACAGCCGAGTACACCTCGGGCAGCATGCGCACCACGCTGCAGGCCGTGCCCAGGCGCGGGCAGATGCTCGCCGCCAAGAACATCGTGGCAGGCGCCGTCAACTTCGTCGGCGGTGTCGTGCTCTGCCTCATCGGCGCCGGAATGTCGGCCGTGACGTTGGGCGACAAGGCGATCGCCGACGGGGGAGAAATTCTCGCCACCTCCCTGCGCATGGGCGTCTACCTGGCCCTGATCAGCACGCTGACCATCGGCGTCGCCATCGCGGTGCGCAGCGCCGCGGGCACCCTGACGATCGTGTTCGTCGGCCTCACCGTGATGCCGGTGATCCTGCAGGCCTCCGACATGTCGCCGCTGGTCTGGCTCTCCGACCGGATGCCCAACTCGGCGGGCACGCACTTCATGAACGCGGACACCAGTCCGTACGGAGCGGGCACGGCCTTCGTCTTCCTGCTCCTGTGGTCCGTGGTGATCACTGCGGTCGGCCATCAGGCGCTGCGCCGCCGCGACGCCTGA
- a CDS encoding transcriptional regulator: protein MEPNVLLESLIDEAGVSRAGLAGHVNQAGRARGLGLRYEHTAVSRWLKGQRPRGQVPDLICEVLAGRLHRSVTLDDIGLGVSGARTAAHGSTLCGFVEHATALWRSDEQQRPHLATAAAVTGTPAVMPVWEWENPPEDADVSRPGPSRVSAADIGMLRAARSHYEQMYRKAGGIATRSRIVGFLNAETAPLLRGGYSDALGRRLHRATGGLVAVAGICAYDSDAHGLAQRYFHQALRLAKASGDRGFGAYVIALLVNQSLFLADYRRSVAFAEAALRAAGPHLTPALAADLYAMQAKAYAQLGDRPSALERIRRAETEAGRIRPGHEPEETGYVQPGLVNVQVAEALLGLGDLTGAREHATAAVRSPAHDRGRVHRLAMLSHLELLQGDADQAAGTACEMAEHACGMESRRLRDRLRSVRELLAASGCADAQAAAGLIDGALRVPL from the coding sequence ATGGAGCCCAACGTCCTGCTCGAATCCCTGATCGACGAGGCGGGTGTGTCCCGTGCGGGGCTCGCCGGTCACGTCAACCAGGCCGGCCGTGCCCGTGGCCTGGGCCTGAGGTACGAACACACCGCGGTCTCCCGTTGGCTCAAGGGCCAGCGCCCGCGCGGGCAGGTGCCCGACCTGATCTGTGAGGTCCTCGCCGGCAGGCTGCACCGGTCCGTCACGCTCGACGACATCGGCCTGGGCGTCTCCGGCGCCCGGACGGCGGCGCACGGCTCCACGCTCTGCGGATTCGTCGAGCACGCCACCGCGCTGTGGCGCTCCGACGAACAGCAGCGCCCGCACCTGGCGACCGCCGCGGCCGTCACGGGCACGCCGGCGGTGATGCCCGTGTGGGAGTGGGAGAACCCACCCGAGGACGCCGACGTCTCGCGCCCCGGGCCGTCCCGCGTGAGCGCGGCGGACATAGGGATGCTTCGAGCGGCGCGGTCCCACTACGAACAGATGTACCGGAAGGCGGGTGGCATCGCGACCAGATCCCGCATCGTCGGCTTCCTCAACGCCGAGACGGCACCGCTGCTGCGGGGCGGGTACAGCGACGCGCTGGGCCGCCGGCTGCACCGTGCGACCGGCGGGCTGGTGGCCGTCGCCGGTATCTGCGCCTACGACTCCGACGCGCACGGCCTCGCCCAGCGCTACTTCCACCAGGCGCTGCGCCTGGCCAAGGCCAGCGGCGACCGCGGGTTCGGCGCCTATGTGATCGCGCTGCTGGTCAACCAGTCGCTGTTCCTGGCCGACTACCGCAGGTCGGTCGCCTTCGCCGAGGCGGCACTGCGGGCAGCGGGCCCGCACCTCACCCCGGCCCTGGCCGCCGATCTGTACGCCATGCAGGCCAAGGCCTACGCGCAGCTCGGCGACCGGCCGAGCGCCCTGGAGCGCATCCGCCGGGCCGAGACCGAGGCCGGGCGGATCCGCCCCGGACACGAACCGGAGGAGACCGGATACGTCCAGCCGGGCCTCGTCAACGTCCAGGTGGCCGAGGCGCTGCTCGGTCTCGGGGATCTCACCGGGGCCAGGGAGCACGCGACGGCGGCCGTACGCTCCCCTGCGCACGACCGGGGCAGAGTGCACCGGCTGGCCATGCTCAGCCATCTCGAACTCCTCCAGGGAGACGCGGACCAGGCGGCCGGCACGGCGTGTGAAATGGCCGAACACGCCTGCGGTATGGAGTCCCGGCGGCTCCGGGACCGGCTCCGTTCGGTGCGCGAACTCCTGGCCGCGAGCGGCTGCGCCGACGCGCAGGCCGCGGCCGGCCTGATCGACGGAGCGTTGCGCGTGCCCCTGTGA
- a CDS encoding histidine kinase: MTCIPPHLRTLADWLAPTERSPRPRRWISASLLTWVALNIPALLLVQSMNAVEHRPLQLLVGAAVIGAAVLLYLRLPLVSFVLCLGLWWFVGVMQNDVGSIVVSPYLPAVFISSFTVGRLPMRPASVLASVGVVVLAGTAVTAFAGLTLPMWFVLVTSLIFACQLPWLVGRYARQRSELQHAGWEHARQLELQQRISVEQARLRERTRIAEDMHDSLGHELSLIALRAGALQVTPGVDERFRDAAGELRANAASSLERLRDIIGVLREDDAPARMEPAQPDIGDLVERARDSGVDVAFDRSGDIGSLGDMTDKALFRVVQESLTNAMKHAPGSRIAVRLAYAVDEVTVTVRNGPSPQRPDRPAVQGRRGLIGLEERTRLAGGALRAAPLHDGGFEVQASLPRTPPAMRQAGSTTAPINTHAEITEDSLAHATTRLRRRFISLVALPLSLCVCLAVGMLGYYAYLSSSSALAPKFYDRIELGSTTGQIQHLLPDNEMSDPPSESLPEPEGADCRYYRGSSALFVRVDVFRLCFQDGELTHKDVITARSREPVDHD; this comes from the coding sequence GTGACCTGCATCCCTCCCCATCTGCGAACACTCGCCGACTGGCTGGCCCCCACCGAGCGCTCGCCGAGGCCCAGGCGCTGGATCTCGGCCTCGCTGCTCACCTGGGTCGCGCTCAACATCCCCGCCCTGCTGCTCGTACAGAGCATGAACGCGGTGGAGCACCGGCCGCTGCAACTCCTCGTCGGCGCCGCGGTGATCGGCGCCGCCGTGCTGCTCTACTTGCGGTTGCCCCTCGTCTCGTTCGTACTGTGCCTGGGCCTGTGGTGGTTCGTCGGGGTCATGCAGAACGATGTCGGCTCCATTGTGGTGTCGCCGTATCTGCCGGCCGTGTTCATCAGCAGCTTCACCGTGGGACGGCTGCCGATGCGGCCGGCCTCGGTGCTCGCCTCGGTCGGCGTGGTGGTCCTGGCGGGAACCGCGGTCACAGCCTTCGCCGGGCTGACGCTGCCGATGTGGTTCGTCCTGGTGACCTCCCTGATCTTCGCCTGCCAGTTGCCGTGGCTGGTGGGCCGTTACGCACGCCAGCGCAGCGAACTGCAGCACGCCGGCTGGGAGCACGCCCGCCAGCTGGAGCTCCAGCAGCGCATCAGCGTGGAACAGGCCCGGCTGCGCGAACGCACCCGTATCGCCGAGGACATGCACGACTCGCTGGGCCACGAGCTCAGCCTGATCGCGCTGCGCGCGGGCGCCCTGCAGGTCACGCCTGGCGTCGACGAGCGCTTCCGGGACGCGGCGGGGGAGTTGCGGGCCAACGCCGCCAGCTCCCTGGAACGGCTGCGCGACATCATCGGAGTCCTGCGGGAGGACGACGCCCCGGCCCGGATGGAGCCCGCCCAGCCGGACATCGGCGACCTGGTGGAACGCGCCCGCGACAGCGGAGTGGACGTGGCGTTCGACCGCAGCGGCGATATCGGGAGCCTCGGCGACATGACCGACAAGGCCCTGTTCCGGGTGGTGCAGGAGTCGCTGACCAACGCCATGAAGCACGCGCCCGGATCACGCATCGCGGTCCGGCTCGCCTACGCTGTCGACGAGGTGACGGTCACCGTACGCAACGGACCCTCGCCGCAGCGGCCCGACCGGCCGGCCGTGCAAGGCCGGCGCGGACTGATCGGGCTGGAGGAGCGGACCCGGCTCGCGGGCGGCGCCCTGCGCGCGGCCCCCCTGCACGACGGCGGCTTCGAGGTGCAGGCGAGCCTGCCGCGCACCCCGCCCGCCATGCGCCAGGCCGGCAGCACCACGGCGCCGATCAACACCCACGCCGAGATCACCGAGGACAGCCTGGCGCACGCCACCACCCGGCTGCGCCGGCGGTTCATCTCCCTGGTGGCCCTGCCGCTCAGCCTGTGCGTGTGCCTGGCCGTCGGCATGCTCGGCTACTACGCCTATCTGTCCTCGTCGTCGGCGCTCGCCCCGAAGTTCTACGATCGGATCGAGCTCGGCAGCACCACGGGCCAGATACAGCACCTGCTGCCCGACAACGAGATGAGCGATCCGCCCTCCGAATCGCTCCCCGAGCCCGAGGGCGCCGACTGCCGGTACTACCGGGGGAGTTCGGCGCTGTTCGTACGCGTCGACGTGTTCAGGCTCTGCTTTCAAGATGGCGAGCTGACGCACAAGGACGTCATCACGGCCAGGTCCCGCGAACCCGTCGACCATGATTGA
- a CDS encoding response regulator produces the protein MMIRAGVKAILAADPEIHVVAEASNGAEAVDLTLRHRPDVVLMDIRMPVMDGLAATAEIKRKVPETSVLILTTFSEDEYVARALGDGAGGFMLKSGDPRELLTGVHAAARGAAYLSAEVAGRIIAELNRGSAGQRMVRNAASRERVETLTERERQVLALLGQGLSNADIAKRLHVVEGTVKSYVSSILMSLEVRNRVQAAIIAYETGLVEKEL, from the coding sequence ATGATGATCAGGGCCGGCGTGAAGGCCATCCTCGCCGCCGATCCCGAGATCCATGTGGTGGCGGAGGCCAGTAACGGCGCCGAAGCCGTCGACCTGACCCTCAGACACCGCCCTGACGTGGTCCTCATGGACATCCGGATGCCGGTGATGGACGGGCTCGCCGCAACCGCGGAGATCAAGCGCAAGGTCCCGGAGACCTCCGTCCTGATCCTCACCACCTTCTCCGAGGACGAGTATGTCGCCCGGGCCCTGGGCGACGGTGCCGGCGGGTTCATGCTCAAGTCCGGTGATCCCCGGGAACTGTTGACCGGTGTACACGCCGCCGCACGGGGCGCCGCCTATCTCTCGGCCGAGGTCGCGGGCCGTATCATCGCCGAGCTGAACCGCGGCTCCGCGGGCCAGCGCATGGTGCGGAATGCCGCCTCACGCGAACGCGTCGAGACACTCACCGAACGCGAACGCCAAGTCCTCGCCCTCCTCGGCCAGGGCCTGTCCAACGCCGACATCGCCAAGCGACTGCACGTCGTGGAAGGGACGGTGAAGAGCTACGTCAGCTCCATCCTCATGTCCCTCGAGGTACGCAACCGGGTGCAGGCGGCGATCATCGCGTACGAGACCGGTCTGGTGGAAAAGGAGCTGTGA
- a CDS encoding NUDIX domain-containing protein, with amino-acid sequence MQWTNLNEQAVYANRWFRVNLADVVLPDGRHLDHFVIRLRPVAAATVVNEADEVLLLWRHRFITDSWGWELAAGVVEDGEDIAAAAAREMEEETGWRPGELSPLMTAEPANGLTDARHHLFWSREATYTGRPVDDYESSRREWVPLKLVPDMIARGEVPAAAMAAGLLMLHHLRLG; translated from the coding sequence GTGCAGTGGACGAACTTGAACGAACAGGCCGTGTACGCGAATCGCTGGTTCCGAGTCAATCTGGCGGATGTCGTCCTCCCCGACGGCCGCCATCTCGACCACTTCGTCATCCGGCTCCGCCCCGTGGCGGCGGCCACGGTCGTCAACGAGGCCGACGAGGTGCTGCTGCTGTGGCGGCACCGCTTCATCACCGACAGCTGGGGGTGGGAACTCGCGGCCGGCGTGGTGGAGGACGGCGAGGACATCGCCGCCGCGGCCGCCCGGGAGATGGAGGAGGAGACCGGCTGGCGGCCCGGAGAGCTGAGTCCGCTGATGACCGCCGAGCCCGCCAACGGCCTCACCGACGCGCGCCACCACCTCTTCTGGTCGCGCGAGGCGACCTACACCGGCCGCCCGGTGGACGACTACGAGTCCTCGCGCCGCGAGTGGGTGCCGCTCAAGCTGGTGCCCGACATGATCGCGCGCGGCGAGGTTCCGGCGGCGGCCATGGCGGCCGGTCTGCTGATGCTCCATCACCTGCGGCTGGGCTGA
- a CDS encoding phosphatase PAP2 family protein: MTTTLVPLAKAGPGYGVGVYRDITEWAVGTPDWLQTLGELFTEGGILLFVGVMIFQWWRARKGDDRAMAYALIAPLAVVVVYALSEGIKVWLHEERPCRDIPGVRAIAECPATGDYSFPSNHSVIAASAVATLLISWRLIGVLLLPVAVLAALSRVYVGVHYLHDVAAGMLLGLLLAPLVLLALRAPGTHLVTAMRRKPSLALVLGTSPVLAPPAPRQAPYSATRS, translated from the coding sequence ATGACCACCACCCTCGTACCTCTGGCGAAGGCCGGACCCGGCTACGGCGTCGGCGTGTACCGCGACATCACCGAGTGGGCGGTCGGCACCCCCGACTGGCTGCAGACGCTCGGCGAGCTGTTCACCGAGGGCGGCATCCTGCTGTTCGTCGGCGTCATGATCTTCCAGTGGTGGCGGGCCCGCAAGGGCGACGACCGCGCCATGGCGTACGCGCTGATCGCGCCGCTCGCAGTCGTGGTGGTCTACGCCCTCAGCGAAGGCATCAAGGTATGGCTGCACGAGGAGCGGCCCTGCCGGGACATCCCCGGGGTGCGGGCCATCGCGGAGTGTCCGGCCACCGGTGACTACTCCTTCCCCAGCAACCACTCGGTGATCGCCGCCTCCGCAGTGGCCACCCTCCTGATCAGCTGGCGCCTCATCGGTGTACTGCTGCTGCCGGTGGCGGTCCTGGCCGCCCTGTCCCGGGTCTACGTCGGCGTCCACTACCTGCACGACGTCGCGGCCGGCATGCTGCTCGGCCTTCTGCTCGCCCCGCTGGTGCTCCTGGCCCTGCGGGCACCCGGCACCCACCTCGTCACGGCGATGCGTCGCAAGCCCTCACTCGCGCTGGTCCTCGGCACCTCGCCCGTCCTGGCGCCGCCCGCCCCGCGGCAAGCCCCGTACTCCGCCACGCGCAGCTGA